The proteins below are encoded in one region of Oreochromis niloticus isolate F11D_XX linkage group LG6, O_niloticus_UMD_NMBU, whole genome shotgun sequence:
- the htra3a gene encoding LOW QUALITY PROTEIN: serine protease HTRA3a (The sequence of the model RefSeq protein was modified relative to this genomic sequence to represent the inferred CDS: inserted 2 bases in 1 codon) produces MMQLFIFVAAFLFAHEIIEAVRSDKCASRCDVSSCPSPSCPGGYVPDRCNCCLVCSPREGDPCGRKDDLPCGDGLECKLFAAGKRRGSKGACRCKMDHEXCGSDGKTYGNVCKMRAASRKTLLKGRPAVSQAHKGPCSLIGRTLIRLSSPRYKFNFIADVVEKIAPAVVHIELFLRHPLLGRHMRLSSGSGFIVSHSGVIVTNAHVVTTAALVTGRPQLRVQLHDGDAYEAVVKDIDRKADIATIEVNPQKKLRVLSLGSSADLRPGEFVVAIGSPFALQNTVTTGIVSTAQRDGKELGIKDSDMDYIQTDAIINYGNSGGPLVNLDGEVIGINTLKVTAGISFAIPADRISRFLSESQIKHKKDEKRQQKRKMDKPQSDADVSQVKRYFLGIWMVTITKALVEELRLHNPDFPDISSGVLVRQVIPNTPAEKGGIREGDVIVKLNAKPVRTTEDIHEVLQSDQPLLLEIRRGNDDLLFNIHPQLLVH; encoded by the exons ATGATGCAGCTCTTTATATTTGTGGCTGCGTTTCTCTTTGCGCACGAAATCATCGAAGCCGTTCGCTCTGACAAGTGCGCCTCCCGGTGCGATGTGAGCTCGTGCCCGAGCCCCAGCTGTCCCGGTGGCTACGTTCCGGACAGATGTAACTGCTGCCTGGTGTGTTCCCCGCGTGAAGGAGACCCCTGCGGCCGCAAAGACGACCTGCCCTGCGGGGATGGATTGGAGTGCAAATTATTCGCTGCAGGGAAGCGGCGAGGCTCCAAAGGGGCCTGCCGGTGCAAGATGGACCATGA GTGTGGGAGCGACGGGAAAACGTATGGAAATGTGTGTAAGATGAGAGCAGCCAGTCGGAAAACTCTACTCAAGGGGAGACCCGCGGTCAGCCAAGCGCACAAAGGACCCTgttcact TATAGGTCGTACCCTGATTCGTCTCAGCAGCCCTCGATACAAGTTCAACTTCATTGCTGATGTCGTGGAGAAAATAGCCCCTGCTGTCGTCCACATTGAGCTGTTCTTAAG GCATCCTCTGTTAGGTCGCCACATGCGGCTCTCCAGTGGCTCTGGGTTCATCGTGTCCCACTCAGGTGTGATTGTGACCAACGCTCATGTGGTAACCACAGCTGCCTTGGTGACAGGCAGGCCACAGCTGCGTGTTCAGCTCCACGACGGAGATGCATATGAAGCCGTGGTGAAAGACATAGACAGGAAGGCAGACATTGCTACAATCGAGGTCAATCCACAG AAGAAACTTCGCGTGCTATCTCTGGGCAGTTCGGCTGATCTGAGGCCAGGAGAGTTTGTGGTTGCCATCGGCAGCCCTTTTGCCCTGCAGAACACCGTCACCACCGGCATCGTCAGCACAGCACAAAGAGATGGCAAAGAGCTGGGCATAAAGGACTCAGACATGGACTACATCCAAACTGATGCTATTATTAAc TACGGCAATTCGGGAGGACCTCTTGTTAACTTG GATGGCGAGGTGATTGGAATCAACACTCTTAAAGTGACAGCAGGAATTTCCTTCGCTATACCGGCAGACCGCATCAGCCGCTTCCTCTCAGAGTCACAGATTAAACACAAGAAAGATG AAAAGAGAcagcagaaaagaaaaatggacaAACCACAGTCTGATGCAG ACGTGTCCCAAGTTAAGAGATATTTTTTAGGCATCTGGATGGTCACCATCACCAAAGC TCTTGTAGAAGAGTTGCGACTTCATAACCCAGACTTCCCCGACATCAGTAGTGGAGTTTTGGTGCGGCAGGTCATACCTAACACTCCAGCAGAAAA AGGAGGGATTAGGGAAGGTGACGTTATAGTGAAGTTGAATGCAAAGCCAGTCAGGACCACTGAAGACATCCATGAGGTGTTGCAGAGCGACCAGCCACTCCTGCTTGAGATTCGCAGAGGGAACGATGACTTACTCTTCAATATCCACCCACAGCTTTTGGTACATTGA